A window of the Xenopus laevis strain J_2021 chromosome 9_10L, Xenopus_laevis_v10.1, whole genome shotgun sequence genome harbors these coding sequences:
- the LOC108703967 gene encoding serine protease 27 — translation MNWFHLFTALLLLNLGIYGSADEEDNEPICGKPVVARSRILGGRDTMKGKNPWQVIVWLPGKRHCGGTLISSNFVVTVAHCLESSNPTSVIVILGAYKITGNNKEEVPVSLKRIIVHPKYNRTDLTADIALLELARDVPFTNVILPACLPTPSNEFLPGYSCIATGWGDTQFNSTKPRPIILQEVELRLISVQHCRTLYSPEKNGILITDDMICAMDIHGGRDSCTGDGGGPLVCYENERWYLVGVTSFGIGCGKDPGVYTSIPAYVDWIQSFVTAASSGLDE, via the exons ATGAACTGGTTCCATTTGTTCACAGCTCTGCTCCTTCTGAACTTGG ggatCTATGGATCTGCTGATGAAGAAGACAATGAGCCAA TCTGTGGGAAACCTGTGGTTGCGCGCAGCCGCATTCTCGGAGGGCGGGATACAATGAAGGGGAAGAATCCTTGGCAAGTGATTGTGTGGCTTCCTGGTAAACGCCATTGTGGTGGAACCCTCATCAGCAGCAACTTTGTTGTGACTGTAGCTCATTGTTTGGAAAG TTCAAATCCCACCTCTGTTATTGTCATCCTCGGGGCCTACAAAATAACTGGAAACAACAAAGAGGAAGTTCCTGTTTCACTGAAAAGGATCATTGTACATCCTAAGTACAACAGAACAGATTTAACAGCTGACATTGCCCTTCTTGAGCTTGCCCGGGATGTGCCCTTCACAAATGTCATTCTTCCAGCCTGTCTGCCTACACCTTCCAATGAATTTCTGCCTGGCTATAGTTGTATAGCGACTGGCTGGGGAGACACTCAGTTTAATA GTACCAAGCCGAGGCCTATCATTCTACAAGAGGTGGAATTGCGCTTGATAAGTGTACAGCATTGCAGGACATTATACAGCCCTGAGAAAAACGGAATTCTCATTACAGATGACATGATATGTGCAATGGATATCCATGGAGGAAGGGACTCTTGCACG gGTGATGGTGGGGGACCCCTGGTTTGTTATGAGAATGAGAGGTGGTACTTGGTTGGAGTGACCAGTTTTGGAATTGGTTGTGGAAAAGATCCCGGAGTTTACACTTCAATCCCTGCCTATGTAGACTGGATTCAGTCTTTCGTCACCGCAGCTTCTAGTGGTTTAGATGAGTAG